From the genome of Blautia pseudococcoides, one region includes:
- a CDS encoding DNA-formamidopyrimidine glycosylase family protein yields MLELPESRTIAKQITETLHGKTIDYVTAGHTPHKFAFFHGDKEEYDEMLQGQSIIKAVNRGGMLEIDTESYMIILSDGAYPRYYEEKAEFPKKHQLFLAFDDDTALTVSVQMYAFIGVYPLGECDEEYYRSSISKYTALDEGFTYEYFKSLYPDTGKKISAKTYLATEQRIPGLGNGVLQDILWNAGIDPRFDMREAEEEDFRNLYESVTGTLEQMCDGGGRDTERDLLGNKGGYITQLSKNSLHQPCMRCGGEIKRAAYMGGNIYFCEKCQKR; encoded by the coding sequence ATGCTGGAACTGCCGGAGAGCCGGACCATAGCAAAGCAGATAACAGAGACCTTGCATGGAAAAACCATTGACTATGTGACAGCGGGACATACGCCCCATAAATTTGCATTTTTTCATGGGGACAAAGAGGAGTATGATGAAATGCTCCAGGGGCAGTCAATTATAAAGGCCGTGAACCGGGGAGGTATGCTTGAGATTGACACGGAGAGCTATATGATCATCCTGTCAGACGGCGCCTATCCCAGATATTATGAGGAGAAGGCAGAATTTCCGAAAAAACATCAGTTGTTTTTAGCCTTTGATGACGACACGGCGCTTACGGTATCGGTTCAGATGTATGCGTTTATCGGTGTGTATCCTCTGGGGGAGTGCGACGAAGAATATTACCGATCCTCCATCAGTAAGTATACGGCGCTGGATGAAGGATTCACATATGAGTATTTCAAAAGTCTGTACCCTGATACCGGGAAAAAGATATCGGCCAAGACTTATCTGGCAACAGAGCAGCGCATTCCCGGTCTGGGAAATGGTGTTCTGCAGGACATCCTGTGGAATGCGGGAATTGACCCCAGGTTTGATATGCGGGAGGCAGAGGAGGAAGATTTCCGGAACCTCTACGAGTCTGTGACCGGTACGCTGGAGCAGATGTGTGACGGCGGGGGAAGGGATACGGAACGTGATCTTTTGGGAAACAAGGGCGGGTATATTACCCAGCTCTCTAAAAACTCCCTGCATCAGCCATGCATGCGGTGCGGCGGAGAGATAAAAAGAGCCGCATATATGGGCGGGAATATATATTTCTGTGAGAAATGCCAGAAAAGATAG
- a CDS encoding response regulator: protein MKKVMLVEDEELILQGIRNIIDWEALGLDVIHMAHNGKEALSLWEKEPVDLVVTDVEMPVMNGLNLLKEIRSRNERVRFVILTGYDEFEYARKAIQLDVEDYILKPIDEEQLEAVVKKALLKLQEMDQDNARKMEDRIGWQKFLEGGSGEEERKTFLSLLPKVKKAELLSAAVMKIDSRSMRKGDMSELLSILQEEACRVIHLKADTLLLIECFSTDYTWNGGEGETARKIRSGIHSRFSYLQNRLESELGIFTFIGIGPSFTDYEKLPEVYREAMRLQKYRMLDGYGSCVDENHIKNRGSKDVAIDETQLRKMILQKDRDGAINYIEDLFINNIRKDADVNNLFQTALKIAMLLWDIKGEYKLEEKNMQDLSDMVEGIYGAEDIFGLKAMFISEISEIITYLHTENSAYTPVVKQIMTEVQKNYKEELSLKTLAYKYHMNASYLGQIFQKEVGCSFTQYLSNIKNGIAKDLILNTNRRINDIAQEVGYTDTSYFYRKFKQCYGVSPASLREMKKY from the coding sequence ATGAAAAAAGTAATGCTGGTGGAGGATGAGGAGCTGATCCTCCAGGGAATAAGGAACATTATAGACTGGGAGGCGCTGGGGCTTGATGTGATACATATGGCGCACAACGGAAAGGAAGCGTTGTCCCTCTGGGAAAAGGAACCTGTGGACCTGGTGGTGACGGATGTGGAGATGCCTGTGATGAACGGTCTGAACCTCTTAAAAGAGATCAGGAGCAGGAATGAGAGGGTGCGGTTTGTGATCCTCACAGGATATGATGAATTTGAATATGCCAGAAAAGCGATCCAGCTTGATGTGGAGGATTACATATTAAAGCCTATAGACGAGGAACAGCTTGAGGCAGTGGTAAAAAAGGCACTCTTAAAACTTCAGGAGATGGACCAGGACAATGCCAGGAAGATGGAGGACCGCATTGGATGGCAGAAGTTCCTGGAAGGAGGAAGCGGGGAGGAGGAGCGGAAGACATTTCTCTCTCTGCTGCCCAAGGTGAAAAAAGCAGAACTTCTGTCCGCAGCGGTTATGAAGATTGACAGCAGAAGTATGCGGAAAGGGGATATGTCAGAGCTGCTGTCCATTCTGCAGGAAGAAGCGTGCAGAGTGATCCATCTGAAGGCTGACACCCTGCTTCTGATAGAATGTTTCTCCACAGATTATACCTGGAATGGCGGGGAGGGGGAGACTGCCAGGAAGATCAGAAGTGGGATCCACAGCCGCTTTTCCTACTTGCAGAACCGGTTGGAAAGCGAATTGGGTATATTTACATTTATAGGCATCGGCCCTTCTTTTACGGATTATGAAAAGCTTCCGGAGGTCTACCGGGAAGCCATGCGGCTGCAGAAGTACAGGATGCTGGACGGGTACGGGAGCTGTGTGGATGAGAACCATATTAAAAACCGTGGCTCAAAAGACGTTGCCATTGACGAGACTCAGCTCCGCAAAATGATCCTGCAGAAGGACCGGGACGGGGCGATCAATTATATTGAGGATCTGTTCATCAATAATATCAGGAAGGATGCAGATGTGAATAATCTGTTCCAGACTGCCCTTAAAATTGCCATGCTTTTATGGGACATCAAAGGGGAATATAAGCTGGAAGAGAAGAATATGCAGGATCTGTCTGATATGGTTGAGGGAATCTATGGGGCAGAGGATATCTTTGGGCTGAAGGCTATGTTTATCTCAGAGATTTCGGAGATCATCACATATCTGCATACAGAGAATTCCGCGTATACGCCGGTGGTAAAACAGATCATGACGGAAGTGCAGAAAAATTATAAAGAGGAACTGAGCCTTAAAACCCTGGCATACAAGTATCATATGAACGCATCCTATCTGGGCCAGATTTTTCAGAAAGAGGTGGGGTGCTCCTTTACCCAATATCTGAGCAACATTAAGAATGGGATTGCCAAGGATCTGATCCTGAATACTAACCGCAGGATAAATGACATTGCCCAGGAAGTGGGATATACGGATACCAGCTATTTTTACAGGAAGTTTAAACAGTGCTATGGAGTTTCCCCGGCGTCCCTGCGGGAAATGAAAAAATATTAG
- a CDS encoding alpha-mannosidase — MFLTDRKLQRRMDEVKKYRYRGVTSIGEFLMCEDEQKAVNPQVPINFDGWGRISEGERWAGRDRYLWMHREIRIPAEWSGKRAVGIFDFGNTGAGNNSGFESMCYLNEEPFQGVDVNHQEVFFPEKYFGKALSLTFRLWSGLEGGGVPAAQEHQIRRADLAWLDEEVDDFYYLGTMVLESIENLDENDPVRYDLRNALDEACHCIDWAYPGSDEFYESVHQADRVLNEKIDRMDKHSLVNVYCVGHTHIDMAWLWRLKHTHEKASRSFSTVLRMMEMFPEYIFLQTQPQIYEYVKEDFPEIYEKIKELVKEGRWEADGAMWVEADCNLTSGESLTRQILIGSRFIKDEFGKDVEYLWLPDVFGYSWALPQILKKSGIDMFMTTKISWNQFNRMPHDTFKWKGIDGSEILTHFITTPEPWNEPGSWFYTYNGKLMPKTVKGVWDAYSEKEMNKDLLIAYGFGDGGGGVNRDMLEQRRRLDKIPGLPHVKTSTAGEYFRKLKDTVKNTDQYVNTWDGELYLEYHRGTYTSQGYNKRMNRKMELLYRRAEWMTVMQGLMAGNLEKAQQESLTKGWKLILTNQFHDIIPGSSIHEVYEDCHKDYARIEDIAVQVEDDFTKNTALQQENTWTVWNASAWQKDELVSLPCTDDGYFTDEEGCVLPVQKGENTVYVKAEQVPAMGHKVICFHPKDQGRDEQNSFVIRGREVETPYYLVSLNDYGQMTRLYDKTFAREVLAQGQRGNVLQMFEDKPIDNDAWDIDIYYQQKMREITEMTAFEVTECGPLKLTIHMEWKYMKSSISQDMSLYRDSRRIDFKTDVDFHERQQLLKAAFPVDIRSTYATYDVQYGNVRRPNHWNTSWDQARFESVAHRFADLSERNYGVSILNDCKYGHDIKDNVIRISLLRSGLQPDHLQDQGMHTFTYALLPHGGDFVEGQTVQEACALNDPMKVTAGKTRVDFESFVTFDNEQVEIDAVKKSEDGNYIVLRFHEFAGSSQTVTVTPGFAYSRWMEGDLRERPLTEEKPAGKMKLHLHPYEIKTILVAL; from the coding sequence ATGTTTTTAACAGATAGAAAATTACAGAGGCGAATGGACGAAGTAAAGAAATACAGATACCGCGGCGTAACTTCCATAGGAGAATTCCTTATGTGCGAGGATGAACAAAAAGCAGTGAATCCCCAGGTTCCCATAAACTTTGATGGTTGGGGAAGGATCAGCGAAGGGGAGCGCTGGGCCGGCAGGGACCGTTATCTGTGGATGCACAGGGAGATCCGTATTCCCGCAGAGTGGAGCGGCAAAAGAGCGGTAGGTATCTTTGACTTCGGAAATACCGGAGCAGGAAACAACAGTGGATTTGAGTCAATGTGTTACCTGAATGAGGAACCTTTCCAGGGTGTGGACGTGAACCATCAGGAAGTATTTTTCCCGGAGAAATACTTTGGGAAGGCGTTAAGCCTTACCTTCCGCCTCTGGTCAGGACTGGAGGGCGGCGGAGTACCGGCAGCGCAGGAGCATCAGATCAGGAGAGCAGACCTGGCCTGGCTGGATGAGGAAGTGGATGATTTTTACTATCTGGGAACCATGGTGCTGGAATCCATTGAAAATCTGGATGAGAACGATCCTGTCCGTTATGATCTGAGAAATGCCCTGGACGAAGCCTGCCACTGTATTGACTGGGCATATCCGGGAAGCGATGAATTTTATGAGTCTGTCCATCAGGCGGACCGGGTGTTGAATGAGAAGATTGACCGGATGGATAAACACTCCCTGGTAAATGTATACTGTGTGGGGCACACCCACATCGATATGGCCTGGCTGTGGAGATTAAAACATACCCATGAGAAAGCATCCCGTTCTTTCTCCACTGTGCTTCGTATGATGGAAATGTTTCCGGAATATATTTTCCTGCAGACACAGCCCCAGATTTATGAATATGTGAAAGAGGATTTTCCGGAAATTTATGAAAAAATCAAAGAACTTGTGAAAGAGGGACGCTGGGAAGCAGACGGAGCCATGTGGGTGGAAGCAGACTGCAATCTGACAAGCGGGGAGTCCCTGACACGCCAGATATTGATCGGAAGCAGATTTATCAAGGATGAGTTCGGAAAAGATGTGGAATACCTATGGCTGCCGGATGTGTTCGGCTATTCCTGGGCACTTCCCCAAATCCTTAAAAAATCCGGTATTGATATGTTCATGACCACAAAGATAAGCTGGAACCAGTTCAACCGTATGCCTCACGACACCTTTAAATGGAAGGGGATCGACGGCAGCGAAATCCTGACCCATTTCATCACCACGCCGGAACCCTGGAATGAACCGGGCTCCTGGTTCTATACCTACAACGGAAAGCTGATGCCAAAGACCGTGAAGGGGGTATGGGATGCCTACAGTGAGAAGGAGATGAACAAGGACCTGCTCATTGCCTACGGGTTCGGGGACGGCGGCGGCGGTGTGAACCGTGATATGCTGGAACAGAGACGCAGGCTGGATAAGATTCCGGGGCTGCCCCATGTGAAAACCTCCACAGCAGGGGAGTATTTCAGAAAGCTGAAGGACACTGTAAAGAACACAGACCAGTATGTAAACACCTGGGACGGAGAACTATATCTGGAATACCACAGGGGAACTTACACAAGCCAGGGTTATAACAAGCGCATGAACAGGAAGATGGAGCTTCTGTACCGCCGCGCAGAGTGGATGACCGTGATGCAGGGACTGATGGCGGGAAACCTTGAAAAAGCCCAGCAGGAAAGCCTCACAAAAGGCTGGAAACTGATCCTGACCAACCAGTTCCACGATATCATTCCCGGCTCTTCCATCCATGAAGTTTACGAGGACTGTCACAAAGACTATGCCAGAATTGAGGACATAGCCGTTCAGGTGGAGGATGATTTTACAAAGAACACTGCCCTGCAGCAGGAGAATACCTGGACGGTATGGAATGCTTCCGCATGGCAGAAAGATGAATTGGTTTCACTCCCCTGCACGGATGACGGGTACTTTACAGACGAGGAAGGCTGCGTTCTGCCTGTACAAAAAGGGGAAAATACTGTTTATGTAAAAGCAGAACAGGTGCCGGCCATGGGACATAAGGTTATCTGTTTCCATCCCAAAGATCAGGGCAGGGATGAGCAGAACAGCTTTGTGATCCGGGGAAGAGAGGTTGAGACACCATACTACCTGGTATCCCTGAATGATTACGGACAGATGACCAGGCTCTATGACAAGACCTTTGCCCGTGAAGTCCTGGCACAAGGACAGCGGGGAAATGTCCTGCAGATGTTTGAGGATAAGCCTATTGACAACGATGCATGGGATATTGATATTTACTATCAGCAGAAGATGAGGGAGATCACTGAGATGACAGCATTTGAGGTGACCGAGTGCGGCCCTCTGAAGCTGACGATCCATATGGAATGGAAATATATGAAGTCCTCCATATCCCAGGATATGAGCCTTTACCGCGATTCAAGGAGAATTGACTTTAAGACAGATGTGGATTTCCATGAGAGACAGCAGTTGTTAAAAGCTGCGTTCCCGGTTGACATCCGCTCCACCTATGCCACTTATGATGTGCAGTACGGCAATGTAAGGCGTCCGAACCACTGGAATACAAGCTGGGACCAGGCCAGATTCGAGAGTGTCGCCCACCGTTTTGCAGACCTTTCCGAGAGAAATTACGGTGTCAGCATTTTAAATGACTGCAAATACGGACATGATATCAAGGACAATGTGATCCGCATTTCCCTTCTGCGTTCCGGTCTGCAGCCGGACCATCTGCAGGACCAGGGAATGCACACTTTCACCTACGCGCTTCTGCCTCACGGCGGGGATTTCGTGGAGGGGCAGACCGTGCAGGAAGCATGTGCGCTCAATGATCCTATGAAAGTAACAGCGGGAAAGACCAGGGTGGATTTTGAAAGCTTTGTCACATTTGACAACGAGCAGGTGGAAATAGACGCAGTGAAAAAATCCGAGGACGGAAACTATATTGTGCTCCGTTTCCATGAATTTGCGGGAAGTTCCCAGACGGTAACCGTGACACCGGGATTTGCGTATTCCCGCTGGATGGAGGGCGATTTAAGAGAGCGTCCTCTTACAGAGGAGAAACCGGCAGGGAAGATGAAACTTCACCTGCATCCGTATGAGATCAAGACCATACTGGTAGCGTTATAA
- a CDS encoding zinc ribbon domain-containing protein has protein sequence MEDKKFCQSCGMPMEKPEDFGTSNDGGRNEEYCCYCYKEGKFTYDMTMEDMIQFNLKFNEENGNPFGTQEEARKMMESWFPTLKRWKQA, from the coding sequence ATGGAAGATAAAAAATTTTGTCAGAGCTGCGGTATGCCCATGGAAAAGCCGGAGGACTTCGGTACCAGCAATGATGGGGGAAGAAATGAGGAATATTGCTGTTACTGTTATAAGGAAGGCAAATTTACCTATGATATGACAATGGAGGATATGATTCAGTTTAACCTGAAATTCAACGAAGAAAACGGAAACCCATTCGGTACCCAGGAGGAGGCCAGAAAAATGATGGAGTCCTGGTTCCCTACACTGAAGAGGTGGAAACAGGCTTAA
- a CDS encoding DUF624 domain-containing protein — protein sequence MFSEVFQMEKILGFCEKMWYVIGANILFLLSNFPVLLFFLFVGVSQVRTCLPLFLLCMVPMGPALSALFYTMNRLLFGTESGAWRDFRKAYMDDWGQKYLLAAGHMFLILIFEINIEFFAVQVPIFPLMILFVILFAAALVVTPNLYLLASRYRMKNRDIVKTSLILLVTRPASTLGSMVSLGVILMLFELKAGTAVLFMGSLYGFLITFMNQKVLHSLEENHI from the coding sequence ATGTTTAGTGAAGTGTTCCAGATGGAAAAAATATTGGGATTTTGTGAGAAAATGTGGTACGTGATCGGAGCAAATATTTTGTTTCTGCTTTCCAACTTTCCGGTGCTTCTGTTTTTTCTCTTTGTGGGAGTTTCCCAGGTGCGCACCTGCCTGCCTCTGTTTCTGCTGTGCATGGTTCCCATGGGGCCGGCCCTTTCCGCTCTGTTTTACACCATGAACCGGCTTCTCTTTGGGACAGAGTCGGGGGCGTGGAGAGACTTCAGGAAGGCATATATGGATGACTGGGGGCAGAAATATCTTCTGGCAGCAGGGCATATGTTCCTCATACTGATATTTGAGATAAACATTGAGTTTTTCGCGGTCCAGGTCCCCATCTTTCCTCTGATGATCCTATTTGTCATCTTATTTGCGGCAGCATTGGTGGTGACGCCCAATCTGTACCTGCTGGCTTCCCGTTACCGGATGAAAAACAGGGATATTGTAAAGACATCCTTGATCCTTCTGGTGACCAGGCCTGCCAGCACTCTGGGAAGTATGGTTTCTCTGGGGGTTATCCTGATGCTGTTTGAACTGAAGGCAGGGACAGCGGTATTATTTATGGGGAGTTTGTATGGGTTTCTCATAACGTTTATGAACCAGAAGGTTCTGCATTCACTGGAAGAGAATCATATATGA
- a CDS encoding glycoside hydrolase family 125 protein has product MENPKIIEELIKEAEQKCKEEPYLAEVFRNCFTNTLNTTVKEMEDGTTHVITGDIPAMWLRDSTAQLRPYLLAAGKDEKLTQVIAGLVKRQFHCILKEPYANAFNETDNGNCWEKDFPDQNPWVWEMKFEVDSLCYPVQLAYLLWKNTGYTEHFDNTFLTGIETIMDVFEREQYHESRSEYRFQRKNCVFTDTLSREGKGALVKEGCGLIWSGFRPSDDACTYGYLIPSNMFACVILGYMAEICRSFLHEELTAQRAERLREEITAGIESYGIVRTAEFGEIYAYETDGFGQYNLMDDANVPSLLSMEYLGYIPRRRDVAENTRRFLLSEANPYYFKGDKLSGIGSPHTPSRYVWHIAAAMEGLTADREEEKVQVLRRLAGTDGGKGMMHEGVFVDNPEIFTREWFSWANAMYSELMLDYLGYRVKK; this is encoded by the coding sequence ATGGAAAATCCCAAAATCATTGAAGAATTGATAAAAGAAGCAGAACAAAAATGTAAAGAGGAGCCATATCTTGCGGAGGTGTTCCGCAATTGCTTTACCAACACACTAAACACCACAGTAAAAGAGATGGAAGACGGAACCACCCACGTGATCACAGGGGACATCCCTGCTATGTGGCTGCGGGATTCCACTGCACAGCTCCGTCCGTATCTGCTGGCGGCTGGGAAGGACGAGAAGCTGACACAGGTCATCGCAGGCCTTGTGAAGAGACAGTTTCACTGTATTTTAAAGGAACCCTACGCCAATGCCTTTAATGAGACGGATAACGGAAACTGTTGGGAAAAAGATTTTCCGGACCAAAATCCATGGGTGTGGGAAATGAAATTTGAGGTTGACTCTCTGTGTTATCCGGTACAGCTCGCTTATCTTCTCTGGAAAAATACCGGATATACGGAACACTTTGACAACACATTTTTAACCGGGATCGAAACTATCATGGATGTATTTGAACGGGAACAGTATCATGAGTCCCGGTCGGAATACCGTTTCCAGCGGAAAAACTGCGTTTTTACAGATACTCTGTCCAGAGAGGGAAAAGGTGCATTGGTAAAAGAGGGGTGCGGTCTTATCTGGTCAGGATTCCGTCCAAGTGACGATGCATGTACATATGGATATCTCATTCCCTCCAATATGTTTGCCTGTGTCATTCTGGGATATATGGCAGAGATATGCCGCAGTTTCCTTCATGAAGAGCTTACCGCACAGCGGGCAGAGCGGCTCCGCGAGGAGATAACAGCGGGAATCGAGTCATACGGAATTGTCAGGACTGCGGAGTTTGGAGAAATTTATGCTTACGAGACAGACGGATTCGGGCAGTACAATCTTATGGATGACGCCAATGTGCCCAGCCTGTTATCCATGGAGTATCTGGGATACATTCCCAGGCGCCGTGATGTGGCGGAAAATACAAGAAGATTTCTGCTCAGTGAAGCAAATCCGTACTATTTTAAAGGGGACAAACTGTCAGGCATCGGAAGTCCCCACACACCTTCCAGATATGTCTGGCATATTGCCGCAGCCATGGAAGGCCTGACCGCAGACCGGGAAGAGGAAAAAGTGCAGGTGCTCAGGCGCCTTGCGGGGACAGACGGTGGAAAAGGCATGATGCATGAGGGAGTCTTTGTGGATAACCCTGAGATTTTTACAAGAGAATGGTTCTCCTGGGCAAATGCCATGTACAGCGAACTGATGCTGGACTATCTGGGATACAGGGTAAAAAAGTAA
- a CDS encoding sensor histidine kinase has translation MENKNPRHLFHKLFLSYSAVLILIVGVLILYFISSSRTRMLETNQDYAGKLCGEAVLEVNRASSDADYLHRAIYQNNSELQDMLNYFRYETEEYLKRHLDTYASSNTVDNKDIYSYVENAYSAYPDIKKIELISYTNNKTTVFYSENDIRVDHNGRERRKEILDGGLASPGSYSFQKEIRDPLSMRIEGCIVFTFDTGTITAIQEEYPMAELYLYYNNGNQVYPEKDSLLLEDFQQEDAGRKLKSYIQIQSVEDYIVATRLDKHTAASIPVVHILAILAIGAVLVITGEILISSYLKRLTKRLDGIIQGMDQVQTGNLKVQLPENENGDELDMISRHFNLMCQELESYIQKSYLAEIEQQNAEMQALQSQINPHFLYNTLEAIRMKAICNGDREVGKMLYSLAVTFRSQLKEADVITLMQEMHYCKKYLELFEYRYQGKFRSSVECVPELSGIPVIKFILQPIIENYFIHGIRMEESDNEIRIYARRMGDDLYIHVEDNGRGMPVEDMENKNRELKNNEMDTRKSIGITNVNRRLKAAYGDTCGVFLKANRPRGMHVILLVKVEERETDEKSNAGGG, from the coding sequence ATGGAAAACAAAAACCCGAGACATTTATTTCACAAATTATTCCTGAGCTACTCAGCAGTTCTTATCCTGATCGTAGGGGTGCTCATTTTATATTTTATTTCATCCAGCAGAACCCGTATGCTGGAGACGAACCAGGATTATGCGGGGAAACTGTGCGGGGAGGCGGTGCTGGAGGTGAACCGCGCAAGCTCAGATGCAGATTACCTGCACAGAGCCATCTACCAGAATAATTCTGAACTGCAGGACATGCTCAATTATTTTCGGTATGAAACAGAGGAGTATCTTAAACGCCATCTGGACACTTATGCCTCCTCCAATACAGTGGACAATAAGGACATTTACAGCTATGTGGAAAATGCGTATTCCGCATATCCGGATATCAAAAAAATAGAACTTATCAGTTACACCAATAATAAAACAACGGTATTCTATTCGGAAAACGACATTCGTGTGGATCACAACGGCAGAGAGCGGAGGAAGGAGATCCTGGATGGGGGGCTGGCATCCCCCGGCTCCTATTCATTCCAGAAGGAGATCCGGGATCCTCTCAGTATGAGGATAGAGGGATGTATTGTCTTTACATTTGACACGGGTACTATCACAGCCATTCAGGAAGAGTATCCCATGGCGGAATTGTACCTGTATTATAATAACGGAAACCAGGTATATCCGGAGAAAGATTCCCTGCTTCTGGAAGATTTCCAGCAGGAGGACGCAGGCAGGAAACTTAAATCCTATATACAGATCCAGAGTGTGGAAGATTATATAGTAGCCACCAGGCTTGATAAGCATACAGCCGCGTCCATTCCGGTTGTCCATATATTGGCTATACTGGCCATCGGTGCTGTTCTGGTCATAACAGGTGAAATTCTGATCAGCAGTTATCTGAAGCGCCTTACAAAAAGGCTGGACGGTATTATACAGGGGATGGACCAGGTGCAGACGGGAAATTTAAAAGTACAGCTTCCGGAGAACGAGAACGGGGATGAGCTGGATATGATTTCCCGCCATTTTAATCTTATGTGCCAGGAGCTGGAGTCTTATATCCAAAAAAGCTATCTGGCAGAGATAGAACAGCAAAATGCGGAGATGCAGGCACTTCAGAGTCAGATCAACCCTCATTTTCTGTACAATACTCTGGAGGCCATCCGCATGAAGGCTATCTGCAACGGGGACAGGGAAGTGGGAAAAATGCTGTATAGTCTTGCCGTTACATTCCGCAGCCAGCTGAAGGAGGCGGATGTGATCACCCTGATGCAGGAAATGCATTACTGTAAGAAATACCTGGAATTGTTTGAATACCGCTACCAGGGAAAGTTCCGTTCCAGTGTGGAGTGCGTTCCGGAACTCTCCGGGATTCCGGTCATTAAGTTTATACTGCAGCCCATTATTGAGAATTATTTTATCCATGGGATCCGTATGGAGGAGAGCGACAATGAGATCAGGATTTATGCCAGGCGCATGGGGGACGATTTATATATCCACGTGGAGGATAATGGCAGGGGTATGCCCGTGGAGGATATGGAGAATAAGAACCGGGAGCTTAAAAATAATGAGATGGATACCCGCAAATCCATCGGTATAACCAATGTCAACCGCAGACTGAAGGCGGCCTATGGGGATACATGCGGTGTGTTTTTAAAGGCAAACAGGCCGCGGGGAATGCATGTGATATTGTTGGTGAAAGTCGAGGAGAGGGAAACAGATGAAAAAAGTAATGCTGGTGGAGGATGA